The following proteins are encoded in a genomic region of Heptranchias perlo isolate sHepPer1 chromosome 6, sHepPer1.hap1, whole genome shotgun sequence:
- the LOC137322447 gene encoding P2Y purinoceptor 8-like: MDMNTTKLDNETLEMLTSSAIRITLPTVYSAVIFIGVPGNGISFWLLCFHTRPKTPLVIFMINLTITDLLLAFFLPFQIAYHLNHNDWIFGKSLCTFVTTLFYANMYCSILTMTCISVERYVGVAYPIWYTGRWKRKHAVTACLGMWAILIIVLLPLEYSDLTFGVKELKITTCFDVLKKSMLPNQNAWGLFLFTLFVLLFLIPFTITVVCYTLVILKLSQTSHTADNEQKKRAVYLAAIVLLVFVTCFAPNNITLLIHIILRLLYNTGCYTAYKVTLSLSCLNSCLNPFVFCFASAEFNKRFYRLIGRRQSPGQRDTLAFQMTRLVALRS, encoded by the coding sequence ATGGACATGAACACAACAAAATTGGACAACGAGACCCTGGAGATGCTGACCAGCAGTGCAATCAGAATCACCCTTCCCACAGTTTATTCAGCAGTCATCTTCATCGGTGTACCTGGCAACGGCATCTCCTTCTGGCTGCTTTGCTTCCATACCCGACCAAAGACCCCCTTAGTCATCTTCATGATTAACCTGACCATCACTGATCTCCTTCTTGCCTTTTTTCTCCCCTTTCAGATTGCATATCACTTGAACCACAATGACTGGATCTTTGGCAAGAGCCTCTGTACATTCGTCACTACCTTGTTTTATGCCAACATGTATTGCTCCATTTTGACGATGACTTGCATCAGCGTTGAGCGCTATGTCGGGGTGGCATATCCAATATGGTATACTGGAAGGTGGAAAAGAAAGCATGCTGTGACTGCTTGTTTGGGGATGTGGGCGATTCTAATAATTGTCTTATTGCCCTTGGAATACAGCGATTTAACGTTTGGAGTCAAGGAGCTCAAAATTACTACTTGCTTTGATGTTCTTAAAAAAAGTATGCTTCCCAACCAGAATGCATGGGGATTGTTCCTCTTCACACTATTTGTCCTCCTCTTCCTGATCCCGTTTACCATTACCGTCGTCTGCTACACGCTAGTGATACTAAAGCTTTCCCAAACTTCTCACACGGCAGACAATGAGCAGAAAAAAAGAGCAGTTTATTTAGCCGCTATTGTGCTCTTGGTTTTTGTCACATGCTTTGCGCCCAACAACATCACTCTCTTAATTCACATTATACTGAGACTTTTGTACAACACGGGGTGCTACACAGCTTACAAGGTGACCTTGTCACTAAGCTGTTTGAACAGTTGTCTCAACccatttgttttctgttttgcttcTGCAGAATTTAACAAACGGTTCTACCGTTTAATAGGTCGGAGGCAATCGCCCGGTCAGAGGGACACACTAGCATTTCAAATGACAAGGTTGGTCGCCCTTAGGAGTTAG